A section of the Burkholderia mallei ATCC 23344 genome encodes:
- the rsgA gene encoding ribosome small subunit-dependent GTPase A, which translates to MKRAPTKQPAKPAARGGERAQGRVIAAHGRHYIVAPADGGPMLQCFPRRKKSEVAVGDRVAYERTSADQGVIVEIGERRNLLYRSDQFKSKLFAANLDQLLIVLATEPYFSEDLLGRALIAAEANELKPIVVLNKIDVEAALPVARERLAPYRALGYDVLELSVKSAPDDARTQLAPRLAGHSTILLGQSGMGKSTLVNLLVPNAEAATREISAALNSGRHTTTFTRLYPLQDGGALIDSPGFQEFGLYHLTEGRLERAFPEFRPLLAHCRFYNCHHLHEPGCAILEALADGRIAPTRHALYAQLVHEASQIVR; encoded by the coding sequence ATGAAGCGCGCGCCGACGAAGCAGCCGGCCAAGCCCGCCGCGCGCGGCGGTGAACGCGCGCAGGGGCGCGTGATCGCCGCGCACGGCCGCCACTACATCGTCGCGCCCGCCGACGGCGGCCCGATGCTGCAATGTTTCCCGCGCCGCAAGAAGAGCGAAGTCGCGGTCGGCGACCGCGTCGCCTATGAACGGACGTCGGCCGACCAGGGCGTGATCGTCGAGATCGGCGAGCGGCGCAACCTGCTCTACCGCTCCGATCAGTTCAAGTCGAAGCTCTTCGCCGCGAATCTCGATCAGTTGCTGATCGTGCTCGCGACCGAGCCGTATTTCAGCGAGGATCTGCTCGGGCGCGCGCTGATCGCCGCCGAGGCGAACGAGCTGAAGCCGATCGTCGTGCTGAACAAGATCGACGTCGAGGCGGCGCTGCCCGTCGCGCGCGAGCGCCTCGCCCCCTACCGCGCGCTCGGCTACGATGTGCTCGAGCTGTCGGTCAAGAGCGCGCCCGACGACGCGCGCACGCAGCTCGCGCCGCGCCTGGCCGGCCATTCGACGATCCTGCTCGGACAATCGGGAATGGGCAAGTCGACGCTCGTGAACCTGCTCGTGCCGAATGCCGAGGCGGCGACGCGCGAAATCTCCGCCGCGCTCAACAGCGGCCGCCACACGACGACGTTCACGCGCCTCTACCCGCTGCAGGACGGCGGCGCGCTGATCGATTCGCCGGGCTTCCAGGAGTTCGGGCTCTATCATCTGACGGAAGGCCGCCTCGAGCGCGCGTTCCCGGAGTTCCGGCCGCTGCTGGCGCACTGCCGTTTCTATAATTGTCATCATCTGCACGAGCCGGGCTGCGCGATTCTGGAAGCGCTCGCCGACGGCAGGATCGCGCCGACGCGCCATGCGCTCTACGCGCAGCTCGTGCACGAGGCGAGCCAGATCGTCCGCTAG
- the pmbA gene encoding metalloprotease PmbA, producing MAANLDAQAHYFPHTQDELKAIATDILRHAKALGATDAATEISEGDGLSVSVRRGEVETIEHNRDKTVGVTVFIGKKRGNASTSDFSPTALKDTVAAAYNIARFTAEDDAAGLAEAELLETEPRDLDLYHPWRLSADEAVDLARRSEDAAFAVSPQIRNSEGASVSAQHSQFVLATTRGFLAGYPYSRHYIACAPIAGSGRHMQRDDWYTSKRRADELASPESVGRYAAQRALARMGARRLDTRKVPVLFEAPLAAGLLGAFVQAVSGGALYRKTSFLVDSLGKEVFAPHVQIVEDPHVPRAMGSAPFDEEGVRTRARNVVRDGVVEGYFLSTYSARKLGTQTTGNAGGSHNIALRSALTAPGDDFDAMLKKLGTGLLLTELMGQGVNYVTGDYSRGAAGFWVENGEIQYPVEEITVASTLQEMFRHIVAIGADSIVRGTKETGSVLIEQMTIAGQ from the coding sequence ATGGCTGCAAACCTCGACGCCCAGGCGCACTATTTTCCGCACACGCAAGACGAACTGAAAGCGATCGCGACGGACATCCTCCGGCACGCGAAGGCGCTCGGCGCGACCGACGCCGCCACCGAAATCTCCGAGGGCGACGGCCTGTCGGTGTCGGTGCGGCGCGGCGAGGTCGAGACGATCGAGCACAACCGCGACAAGACGGTCGGCGTGACCGTCTTCATCGGCAAGAAGCGGGGCAACGCGAGCACGTCGGATTTCTCGCCCACGGCGCTCAAGGATACGGTCGCCGCCGCGTACAACATCGCGCGCTTCACGGCCGAGGACGACGCGGCAGGGCTCGCCGAAGCCGAACTGCTCGAAACCGAGCCGCGCGACCTGGACCTTTATCACCCGTGGCGCCTGTCGGCCGACGAAGCGGTCGATCTCGCGCGCCGCTCGGAGGACGCCGCTTTCGCGGTGAGCCCGCAGATCCGCAATTCGGAGGGCGCGAGCGTGTCCGCGCAGCATTCGCAGTTCGTGCTCGCGACGACGCGCGGCTTTCTCGCCGGCTATCCGTATTCGCGCCACTACATCGCGTGCGCGCCGATCGCGGGCAGCGGCCGCCACATGCAGCGCGACGACTGGTACACGTCCAAGCGCCGCGCGGACGAGTTGGCGTCGCCCGAATCGGTCGGCCGCTACGCGGCGCAACGCGCGCTCGCGCGGATGGGCGCGCGCCGCCTCGACACGCGCAAGGTGCCGGTCCTCTTCGAGGCGCCGCTCGCGGCGGGCCTGCTCGGCGCGTTCGTGCAGGCGGTGAGCGGCGGCGCGCTGTACCGCAAGACGTCGTTCCTCGTCGACAGCCTCGGCAAGGAGGTGTTCGCGCCGCACGTGCAGATCGTCGAGGATCCGCACGTGCCGCGCGCGATGGGCAGCGCGCCGTTCGACGAGGAGGGCGTGCGCACGCGCGCGCGCAACGTCGTCCGGGACGGCGTGGTCGAGGGCTATTTCCTGTCGACGTATTCGGCGCGCAAGCTCGGCACGCAGACGACCGGCAACGCGGGCGGCTCGCACAACATCGCGCTGCGCAGCGCGCTCACGGCGCCCGGCGACGATTTCGACGCGATGCTCAAGAAGCTCGGCACGGGACTTTTGCTGACCGAACTGATGGGGCAGGGCGTCAACTACGTGACGGGCGACTACTCGCGCGGCGCGGCGGGCTTCTGGGTCGAGAACGGCGAGATCCAGTATCCGGTCGAGGAGATCACGGTGGCGAGCACGCTGCAGGAAATGTTCCGCCATATCGTCGCGATCGGCGCGGATTCGATCGTGCGCGGCACGAAGGAAACGGGTTCGGTGCTGATCGAGCAGATGACGATCGCGGGGCAGTAA
- a CDS encoding IS1182-like element ISBma2 family transposase yields the protein MLKTPMPTQHELEMVTLEELVPKDHLLRQIDAAVDFEFIRAKVAHLYCADNGRPALDPVVMFKLLFIGYLFGVRSERQLMREVQVNVAYRWFARFRLTDKVPDASTFSQNRRRRFTDTTVYQEIFDEIVRQAIKRGLVDGRVLYTDSTHLKANANKGKFDVVKLEQTPAAYTEALNAAVDADRAAHGRKPLDRDDDEPPSSKDTKLSRTDPDSGYMVRDDKPKGFFYLDHRTVDAKHAIITDTHVTPASVHDSQPYLDRLDRQRERFEFKVEAVGLDAGYFTPAVCQGLEERGIAGVMGYRTPNHKPGMFYKRQFKYDAYRNEYVCPQGQALPYSTTNRLGYREYKSNAQICGRCPVRSQCTNSAIAVKVVTRHVWERAKERVDARRLTEWGQRIYARRKQTVERSFADAKQLHGHRYARMRGLRKVAEQCLLAAAAQNIKKIAMLLARKRKKGPAGPDWRFVRMLLRLVSGLRCSFDYPLAANPQS from the coding sequence ATGCTGAAGACGCCCATGCCCACGCAGCACGAACTCGAGATGGTGACGCTCGAGGAACTCGTGCCGAAGGACCACCTGCTGCGCCAGATCGATGCGGCGGTGGATTTCGAGTTCATCCGCGCGAAGGTGGCGCATCTGTATTGCGCGGACAACGGGCGGCCGGCGCTCGATCCCGTGGTGATGTTCAAGCTGTTGTTCATCGGCTACCTGTTCGGGGTGCGCAGCGAGCGGCAACTGATGCGTGAGGTCCAGGTCAACGTCGCCTATCGCTGGTTCGCCCGGTTCCGGCTGACCGACAAGGTGCCGGATGCGTCAACGTTCTCGCAGAATCGCCGCCGACGCTTCACGGACACGACGGTGTATCAGGAGATCTTCGACGAGATCGTGCGGCAGGCGATCAAGCGCGGGCTGGTCGACGGTCGGGTGCTGTACACGGACAGCACGCACCTGAAGGCGAACGCGAACAAAGGCAAGTTCGATGTGGTGAAGCTGGAGCAGACGCCGGCCGCCTACACGGAGGCATTGAACGCGGCAGTGGATGCGGACCGGGCCGCGCATGGCAGGAAGCCGCTGGATCGCGACGACGATGAGCCGCCGTCTAGCAAGGACACCAAGCTCAGCCGGACCGATCCGGACAGCGGCTACATGGTGCGGGACGACAAGCCGAAGGGGTTCTTCTATCTGGACCACCGCACGGTGGATGCCAAGCACGCGATCATCACCGATACGCATGTGACGCCGGCCTCGGTGCATGACAGCCAGCCGTATCTGGATCGGCTGGATCGCCAGCGCGAGCGCTTTGAGTTCAAGGTCGAGGCGGTGGGGCTGGATGCGGGCTACTTCACGCCGGCGGTGTGCCAGGGGCTGGAGGAGCGAGGGATTGCCGGGGTGATGGGCTATCGCACGCCGAACCACAAGCCGGGCATGTTCTACAAACGGCAGTTCAAGTACGACGCGTATCGCAACGAATACGTGTGCCCGCAGGGGCAGGCCCTGCCGTACAGCACGACCAATCGGCTCGGCTATCGGGAATACAAATCCAATGCGCAGATCTGCGGGCGCTGCCCGGTACGATCGCAGTGCACGAACAGTGCGATCGCGGTGAAGGTGGTAACGCGCCACGTGTGGGAGCGCGCCAAGGAGCGGGTGGACGCACGGCGCTTGACCGAATGGGGCCAACGCATTTACGCGCGGCGCAAGCAGACGGTGGAGCGCAGCTTCGCCGATGCCAAGCAGCTGCATGGGCACCGTTATGCCCGTATGCGTGGGCTACGCAAGGTGGCCGAGCAGTGCTTGCTGGCCGCGGCGGCACAGAACATCAAGAAGATTGCGATGCTGCTGGCGCGGAAGCGGAAAAAGGGGCCAGCGGGTCCCGATTGGCGCTTCGTGCGCATGCTGCTGCGTCTGGTGAGCGGTTTGCGCTGCAGCTTCGACTACCCGCTCGCGGCGAACCCGCAATCCTGA
- a CDS encoding putative signal transducing protein codes for MRLKAPDLATAQHWANVLGVAGVGCELHNCYAPGALGGLPIDACQPEIWLDDERDEALARRLIEAASAGPAAGAAPWRCARCGETLDAQFTACWHCGASRDPRDG; via the coding sequence ATGCGCCTGAAAGCCCCCGACCTCGCAACCGCCCAGCACTGGGCGAACGTGCTCGGCGTCGCGGGCGTCGGCTGCGAACTGCACAACTGCTACGCACCCGGCGCGCTGGGCGGCCTGCCGATCGACGCATGCCAGCCGGAGATCTGGCTCGACGACGAGCGCGACGAGGCGCTCGCACGGCGGCTGATCGAGGCGGCGTCGGCCGGGCCGGCCGCCGGCGCGGCGCCGTGGCGCTGCGCGCGCTGCGGCGAAACGCTCGACGCGCAGTTCACCGCCTGCTGGCATTGCGGCGCGAGCCGCGATCCGCGCGACGGCTGA
- a CDS encoding CoA pyrophosphatase yields the protein MIRRPIIDPEVLPIETTGADLPVVRPSSMTPDGLRERFAEPPEWTQEPAEAQLAHGVDPRSAAVLVPLVVRERGLTVLLTQRADHLNDHAGQISFPGGRREPDDRDANATALREAREEIALAHERVELLGALPDYLTGTGFCVTPVVGLVHPPFTVQPDTLEVAEIFEVPLDFLMNPAHHQIRVLRWEGGERRFFAMPYPRGPVGGQYFIWGATAGMLRNLYRFLSA from the coding sequence TTGATCCGTCGCCCCATCATCGACCCTGAAGTGCTGCCGATCGAGACGACCGGCGCCGACCTGCCAGTCGTCCGGCCGTCGTCGATGACGCCGGACGGCCTGCGCGAGCGTTTCGCCGAGCCGCCCGAATGGACGCAGGAGCCCGCCGAGGCGCAGCTTGCCCACGGCGTCGATCCGCGCAGCGCGGCCGTGCTCGTGCCGCTCGTCGTGCGTGAACGCGGCCTGACGGTGCTGCTCACGCAGCGTGCGGACCACCTGAACGATCATGCCGGCCAGATCAGCTTTCCGGGCGGACGCCGCGAGCCCGATGACCGCGACGCGAACGCCACCGCGCTGCGCGAGGCGCGCGAGGAAATCGCGCTTGCGCACGAGCGCGTCGAGCTGCTGGGCGCGCTGCCCGACTATCTGACGGGCACGGGCTTTTGCGTGACGCCCGTCGTCGGGCTCGTCCATCCGCCATTCACGGTGCAGCCGGATACGCTCGAAGTGGCCGAGATCTTCGAGGTGCCGCTCGATTTCCTGATGAATCCCGCGCATCACCAGATCAGGGTGTTGCGCTGGGAGGGCGGCGAGCGGCGCTTTTTCGCGATGCCGTATCCGCGCGGGCCGGTCGGCGGCCAGTATTTCATCTGGGGCGCGACGGCCGGCATGCTGCGCAACCTGTATCGCTTTCTGTCGGCCTAA
- a CDS encoding CobD/CbiB family protein, translating to MTFFSVLLALIIEQVRALSPSNPVFALFQSHAESAAHGFDAGKKKHGVLAWLVVVLPWVLAVGLVYFLLYKVSFVLAFLWNVVVVYFTLGFRQFSHYFTDIHLALNNDDVPRARDILREWTGIDTVDMPVGEIVRHTLIHAVVASHRHVFGVFFWFVLPVGPAGAVLYRIAEYLSRSWSVPADDRTAAFSTFAQRAFFVIDWVPARLTALGFAIVGNFEDAIYAWRNHTRQWPDPNDGVLLAAGSGALGARLAGPLAEPSSVDALASGDSGPLTVGDDCTPRTLQSAVGLVWRAVILWMLLLLMLTIAVWVS from the coding sequence ATGACTTTCTTCTCGGTTCTCCTTGCCCTCATCATCGAACAGGTCCGCGCGCTGTCGCCGAGCAATCCGGTCTTCGCGCTGTTTCAGTCTCATGCGGAATCGGCTGCGCACGGCTTCGACGCCGGTAAAAAGAAGCACGGCGTGCTCGCGTGGCTCGTCGTCGTGCTGCCTTGGGTGCTGGCCGTCGGGCTCGTCTATTTCCTGCTGTACAAGGTGAGCTTCGTGCTCGCGTTCCTCTGGAACGTCGTCGTCGTGTACTTCACGCTCGGCTTCAGGCAGTTCAGCCATTACTTCACCGATATCCACCTCGCGCTCAACAACGACGACGTGCCGCGCGCGCGCGACATCCTGCGCGAATGGACGGGCATCGACACGGTTGACATGCCGGTCGGCGAAATCGTCCGCCACACGCTGATTCATGCGGTCGTCGCCTCGCACCGCCACGTGTTCGGCGTGTTTTTCTGGTTCGTCCTGCCGGTCGGCCCGGCGGGCGCGGTGCTGTACCGGATCGCCGAATATCTGTCGCGCAGCTGGTCGGTGCCGGCGGACGATCGCACCGCGGCGTTCTCGACGTTCGCGCAGCGCGCGTTCTTCGTGATCGACTGGGTGCCGGCGCGCCTGACCGCGCTCGGCTTCGCGATCGTCGGCAATTTCGAGGACGCGATCTATGCGTGGCGCAATCATACGCGCCAGTGGCCCGACCCGAATGACGGCGTGCTGCTCGCGGCCGGCAGCGGCGCGCTCGGCGCACGGCTCGCGGGCCCGCTCGCGGAGCCGTCGAGCGTCGATGCGCTCGCGTCGGGCGACAGCGGCCCGCTCACGGTCGGCGACGACTGCACGCCGCGCACGCTGCAATCGGCCGTCGGCCTCGTGTGGCGCGCGGTGATTCTGTGGATGCTGCTCCTGCTGATGCTGACGATCGCCGTTTGGGTGTCGTGA
- the rplS gene encoding 50S ribosomal protein L19, translating into MNLIAKLEQEEIERALAGKTIPEFAPGDTVIVNVNVVEGNRKRVQAYEGVVIAKRNRGLNSSFIVRKISSGEGVERTFQTYSPLLASIVVKRRGDVRRAKLYYLRERSGKSARIKEKLVSKDRAAAAQQ; encoded by the coding sequence ATGAATCTGATCGCAAAACTTGAGCAGGAAGAGATCGAGCGCGCGCTCGCAGGCAAGACGATTCCCGAATTCGCCCCGGGCGACACGGTGATCGTGAACGTGAACGTGGTGGAAGGTAACCGCAAGCGCGTTCAGGCTTACGAAGGCGTCGTGATCGCGAAGCGTAACCGTGGCCTGAACTCGTCGTTCATCGTCCGCAAGATCTCGTCGGGCGAAGGCGTCGAGCGTACGTTCCAGACGTACTCGCCGCTGCTCGCGAGCATCGTCGTGAAGCGCCGCGGCGACGTGCGCCGTGCGAAGCTGTACTACCTGCGCGAACGCTCGGGCAAGTCGGCTCGCATCAAGGAAAAGCTGGTGTCGAAGGATCGCGCCGCGGCTGCGCAGCAGTAA
- a CDS encoding M48 family metallopeptidase has product MSAYTFTLLFAVAIVAMTGTKLWLASRQVRFVAAHRARVPAQFRETIPLAAHQRAADYTIERTRLTMFEIVVASAVLVGLTLLGGVGALDSLLAGWLGHGYGYGQQVALVAAVLVISSAADLPFEYYRQFGIEERFGFNRMTKRLFFTDLAKNALLGAALGLPLLFVVLWLMNQAGALWWLWTWIVWVGFQMLVLVLYPTFIAPIFNKFEPLSDDALRARIEGLMKRCGFAAKGLFVMDGSRRSAHGNAYFTGFGASKRIVFFDTLLARLTGGEIEAVLAHELGHFKRRHVMKRMLWTFALSLALLALLGWLAQRAWFYTGLGVMPSLSGSNAGIALVLFFLSMPVFLFFVTPLGSLSSRKHEFEADAFAASQTDARDLVNALVKLYEDNASTLTPDPVYTAFYYSHPPASQRIDRLLQHS; this is encoded by the coding sequence ATGTCCGCCTATACCTTCACCCTGCTCTTCGCCGTCGCGATCGTCGCGATGACGGGCACCAAGCTGTGGCTCGCGTCGCGGCAGGTCCGCTTCGTCGCCGCGCATCGCGCCCGCGTGCCCGCGCAGTTCCGCGAAACGATCCCGCTCGCCGCGCACCAGCGCGCCGCCGACTACACGATCGAGCGCACGCGGCTCACGATGTTCGAGATCGTCGTCGCCTCGGCGGTGCTTGTCGGCCTCACGCTCCTCGGGGGCGTCGGCGCGCTCGATTCGCTGCTCGCCGGCTGGCTCGGCCACGGCTACGGCTACGGCCAGCAGGTGGCGCTCGTCGCCGCGGTGCTCGTGATCTCCAGCGCGGCCGATCTGCCGTTCGAGTACTACCGCCAGTTCGGCATCGAAGAGCGCTTCGGCTTCAACCGGATGACGAAGCGGCTGTTCTTCACCGATCTCGCGAAGAACGCGCTGCTCGGCGCGGCGCTCGGCCTGCCGCTCCTGTTCGTCGTGCTGTGGCTGATGAACCAGGCGGGCGCGCTATGGTGGCTGTGGACGTGGATCGTGTGGGTCGGCTTCCAGATGCTCGTTCTCGTGCTCTACCCGACCTTCATCGCGCCGATCTTCAACAAGTTCGAGCCGCTTTCCGACGACGCGCTGCGCGCGCGCATCGAAGGGCTGATGAAGCGCTGCGGCTTCGCGGCGAAGGGCCTCTTCGTGATGGACGGCAGCCGCCGCTCCGCGCACGGCAACGCGTACTTCACGGGCTTCGGCGCGTCGAAGCGGATCGTGTTCTTCGATACGTTGCTCGCCCGCCTGACGGGCGGCGAGATCGAAGCGGTGCTCGCGCACGAGCTCGGCCATTTCAAGCGCCGCCACGTGATGAAGCGGATGCTGTGGACCTTCGCGCTCAGCCTCGCGCTGCTCGCGCTGCTCGGCTGGCTCGCGCAGCGCGCGTGGTTCTACACGGGCCTCGGCGTGATGCCGTCGCTCTCGGGCAGCAACGCGGGCATCGCGCTCGTGCTGTTCTTCCTGTCGATGCCGGTGTTCCTGTTCTTCGTCACGCCGCTTGGCAGCCTGAGCTCGCGCAAGCACGAGTTCGAGGCCGACGCGTTCGCCGCGAGCCAGACCGATGCGCGCGATCTCGTCAACGCGCTCGTGAAACTCTACGAAGACAATGCGTCGACGCTCACGCCCGACCCCGTCTACACCGCGTTCTACTACTCGCATCCGCCCGCGTCGCAGCGTATCGACCGGCTGCTCCAGCACTCATGA
- the mog gene encoding molybdopterin adenylyltransferase — MTTTKRNHPDELVIGLVSISDRASGGVYEDKGIPALAEWLAAALVSPWRAETRLVQDDAPTISATLVELVDTLGCDLVLTTGGTGPARRDVTPEATLAVATKEMPGFGEQMRQISLNFVPTAILSRQVAVIRETADHAALIVNLPGQPKSIKETLEGLRGADGKVEVPGIFAAVPYCIDLIGGPYAQTNPAVCAAFRPKSAVRAPK, encoded by the coding sequence ATGACGACGACGAAGCGTAATCACCCCGACGAACTCGTGATCGGCCTCGTGTCGATCAGCGATCGCGCAAGCGGCGGCGTCTACGAGGACAAGGGCATTCCGGCGCTCGCCGAATGGCTCGCCGCGGCGCTCGTGTCGCCGTGGCGCGCCGAGACGCGGCTCGTCCAGGACGACGCGCCGACGATCTCGGCGACGCTCGTCGAGCTCGTCGACACGCTCGGCTGCGATCTCGTGCTGACGACGGGCGGCACGGGCCCCGCGCGCCGCGACGTGACGCCGGAGGCGACGCTCGCGGTGGCGACCAAGGAAATGCCGGGCTTCGGCGAGCAGATGCGGCAGATCAGCCTGAACTTCGTGCCGACCGCGATCCTGTCGCGGCAGGTCGCGGTGATTCGCGAAACCGCGGATCACGCGGCGCTGATCGTGAATCTGCCCGGCCAGCCGAAATCGATCAAGGAAACGCTCGAAGGGCTGCGCGGCGCCGACGGCAAGGTCGAGGTGCCGGGCATTTTTGCTGCGGTGCCATATTGCATCGACCTGATCGGCGGCCCGTACGCGCAGACGAACCCGGCCGTGTGCGCGGCGTTCCGGCCGAAGAGCGCAGTGCGCGCGCCCAAATGA
- a CDS encoding dihydrofolate reductase — protein sequence MTTLTLIVARARNGVIGRDNRLPWKLPEDLAFFKRTTMGAPIVMGRKTHESIGRPLPGRRNIVVTRDAARRFDGCDTVTSLDDALALAARDGAAEAFLIGGAQLYEEGLRHADKLIVTEIDQDFEGDASFPAPDPAQWEAVSRDAHRAAQPNDFTYAFVVYRRRRAG from the coding sequence ATGACGACGCTGACCTTGATCGTCGCGCGCGCCCGCAACGGCGTGATCGGCCGCGACAACCGACTTCCGTGGAAACTCCCCGAGGACCTCGCGTTCTTCAAGCGCACGACGATGGGCGCGCCGATCGTGATGGGCCGCAAGACGCACGAATCGATCGGCCGGCCGCTGCCGGGGCGCCGCAACATCGTCGTCACGCGCGACGCCGCGCGCCGCTTCGACGGCTGCGACACGGTCACCTCGCTCGACGACGCGCTCGCGCTCGCCGCGCGCGACGGCGCGGCCGAAGCGTTCCTGATCGGCGGCGCGCAACTGTACGAGGAAGGCCTGCGCCACGCGGACAAGCTGATCGTCACCGAAATCGATCAGGATTTCGAAGGTGACGCGTCGTTCCCCGCGCCCGATCCCGCGCAATGGGAAGCCGTGTCGCGCGACGCGCACCGCGCGGCGCAGCCCAACGATTTCACGTACGCGTTCGTCGTCTATCGCCGCAGGCGCGCCGGCTGA
- the yjgA gene encoding ribosome biogenesis factor YjgA, whose protein sequence is MTRKTRIQPIEHPGEDADHGCDRPSKSQLKRDMHALQELGAALVELPKDAFKRMPMPEDLADAVREARRITDHEGKRRQLQYVGRVMRSLSADETAALRAALDAQRGVNKAETARLHWIERTREQLLANDDALTAFVREHPSADVQEGRTLIRNARKEAQQGKPPRYFRELFQWIKTASGSASDAPDLSADADDDDDEA, encoded by the coding sequence ATGACACGCAAAACCCGTATCCAACCGATCGAGCACCCCGGCGAGGACGCCGACCACGGCTGCGATCGCCCCAGCAAGTCCCAGTTGAAGCGCGACATGCACGCGCTGCAGGAACTGGGCGCCGCCCTCGTCGAGCTGCCGAAGGACGCGTTCAAGCGCATGCCGATGCCGGAGGATCTCGCCGACGCGGTGCGCGAGGCGCGCCGCATCACCGATCACGAAGGCAAGCGCCGCCAACTCCAGTACGTCGGGCGCGTGATGCGCTCGCTCAGCGCCGACGAGACGGCCGCGCTGCGCGCGGCGCTCGACGCGCAGCGCGGCGTGAACAAGGCCGAGACGGCCCGCCTGCACTGGATCGAGCGCACGCGCGAGCAACTGCTCGCGAACGACGATGCGCTGACCGCGTTCGTGCGCGAGCATCCGTCGGCCGACGTGCAGGAAGGCCGCACGCTGATCCGCAACGCACGCAAGGAGGCGCAGCAAGGCAAGCCGCCGCGCTACTTCCGCGAGCTGTTCCAGTGGATCAAGACGGCGAGCGGCTCGGCGAGCGACGCGCCCGACCTTTCAGCGGATGCCGACGATGACGACGACGAAGCGTAA
- a CDS encoding GNAT family N-acetyltransferase produces MNAYTLQSIRYNDAPDALRRRFALLHQRVDPDDAFAPDGPPPVIHDPRLDAMSFYASTRSNGEVVSYAAVVRKTIAHAGKRFSIGGLSWVATDPAHRRAGLGARTVSAATQWMAASGLDIGVFTCDPPLARFYARAGDWPIAAHVTLIGSRAAGALRSDTLNKVVLMRLFTAKARAAEAELSRATIDLDLPPGQFL; encoded by the coding sequence ATGAACGCCTACACGCTCCAATCGATTCGCTACAACGACGCGCCCGACGCGCTTCGCCGCCGGTTCGCCCTGCTTCACCAGCGCGTCGATCCCGACGACGCCTTCGCGCCCGACGGCCCGCCGCCGGTCATCCACGACCCTCGCCTCGACGCGATGTCGTTCTACGCGTCGACGCGATCGAACGGCGAGGTCGTCAGCTACGCGGCGGTCGTGCGCAAGACGATCGCGCACGCGGGCAAACGCTTTTCGATCGGCGGGTTGAGCTGGGTCGCGACCGATCCCGCGCACCGGCGCGCGGGCCTGGGCGCGCGCACGGTCTCGGCTGCGACGCAATGGATGGCTGCGAGCGGCCTCGACATTGGCGTGTTCACGTGCGATCCGCCGCTCGCGCGCTTCTATGCGCGCGCCGGCGATTGGCCGATCGCCGCGCACGTGACGCTGATCGGCAGCCGCGCGGCAGGCGCGCTACGCAGCGATACGCTGAACAAAGTGGTGCTGATGCGGCTGTTCACCGCGAAGGCGCGGGCCGCCGAAGCAGAGTTGAGTCGCGCGACGATCGATCTGGATCTGCCGCCCGGCCAGTTCCTGTAA
- the orn gene encoding oligoribonuclease, with product MTDISAVAGQPALVRNELNLVWLDMEMTGLDPDTDRIIEIAVVVTNSTLDIAVEGPVLAIHQSDETLAKMDDWNKNTHGRSGLIDRVRASSVTEADAAAQIAAFLAEHVPPGKSPMCGNSICQDRRFMARWMPELERFFHYRNLDVSTLKELCRRWQPAIYKGFQKRAMHTALADIHESIDELKYYRERFLIPAAPAGETA from the coding sequence ATGACCGATATCTCCGCCGTGGCCGGCCAGCCCGCGCTCGTTCGCAACGAACTGAACCTCGTTTGGCTCGACATGGAAATGACGGGCCTGGACCCGGACACCGACCGCATCATCGAGATCGCCGTCGTCGTCACCAATTCGACCCTCGACATCGCGGTCGAGGGGCCGGTGCTCGCGATCCATCAGAGCGACGAGACGCTTGCGAAGATGGACGACTGGAACAAGAACACCCATGGCCGCTCGGGCCTCATCGACCGCGTGCGCGCGTCGAGCGTCACCGAGGCGGACGCCGCCGCGCAAATCGCGGCGTTTCTCGCCGAGCACGTGCCGCCCGGCAAGTCGCCGATGTGCGGAAATTCGATCTGCCAGGACCGCCGCTTCATGGCGCGCTGGATGCCCGAGCTCGAACGCTTCTTTCATTACCGCAACCTCGACGTGAGCACGCTCAAGGAGCTGTGCCGGCGCTGGCAGCCCGCGATCTACAAGGGTTTCCAGAAGCGCGCGATGCATACCGCGCTCGCCGATATCCACGAGTCGATCGACGAGCTCAAGTATTACCGCGAGCGTTTTCTGATTCCGGCCGCGCCGGCGGGCGAGACCGCGTAA